The DNA region TGAATTTTCTTAATCGTAATGATGATATACTtttaagaataatttgcgaattacagccttttAAGAATACTTTTAAGAATAATTcgaaaaagtgctaaactttaaggctgtaTTTCGCAAACTATTCTATTTTTAACTTACATTATATGTAAGTAAAAGCtagtttataatatatttttataattaagatGATCCTTATAGGATTGGATTGTTGGATCGTAGAATCGCAAAactcattaatggtaaataatttcaaaactcaccacagcatcagcaatcTTCTTCGTTCctggatcattaatggtaaatttaccacttgcatctcgggaatgaagcccgcaataccaatcacgcacccgatctccagcaagagtattcaCATATGCGGAgttagtcgtagatgagggcgtggatgaactttgattggggtataaacccgcttccacccactcttttcggacctcatcgtactttttctggcctaagcgatgataaaacttccttttgcttgcagaatcagaagctttaccacactttttctaattaatcaatagaaatcgaatgtcatgtattagtttaatgactgaatcaaaagaagtaaattcaaattggtaaactataatataatatgaaatacttacaacttctatgggagttgttcttttggtaacaaaggcctcccaatccctcttcgatatgtgaccccatatttcgtagggcatcttcgaaggttcTTGCtttccaccttcgtttcccgttttgacctttttggtcgtacagggacgggtcttcgtaatccagccagttactagcttggatttgaaatctctgaatctttcagcaacagctgaaagaaacacattcttcttgtcctcatcgctctcgatgtggaaaagattctacaaaaaaattttatatttattactatcaatcaaattaattttaaaatgaaaataaatgagtaaaaatagtaaagttgcttaccacaatatcatgccatagagagttcttcaaaccccctggaacctcgttccatgcgtgcaatatggaaagcttgcggatacatagacccacttgttttccatattgcctacgccattttccgcagggttgacccaatgcattgtattccaaatgcatggtttctgtgactttgaggttttttgtaggacctcgcccttttcttttcttactggtagtgggagcatccattggtggggcgtcttcagttttaaaatcattgtcaatcggtggagcgtcttcagccatacactcgtatctcacaatttggtcctcttcgctgtcataactacgatgctcattatccgaggtctcaatctcggggacaatttcgtctcttaatagatgcattgtatttcagtacctgaaagagtatgaatagaaatatattagaacataagctaagtaatattaagaatatgactaaaacaattctaatacgttcaacacaataatatataacaaatagtgttatgtgcaatgtttcatgcaaaacaaaccaagtgccaaaaaaactttaaaaagctttaaattcataccttgtgaatcacttaattcaaatgtattccttccgtgtgatctacacgcatataaccaacatctacatcatctacatcatcttgatccactgattttggataaataaagggaggggagtcttcaaaagcatcatattcttcctcatcctcaacatcaaatataccaaggatacttctttttcccggtacaacaataaaccattttttatcagacgggtcgacaatgtagaatacttgcttggcttgtgtagttagtatgaatggctcctcactatcacgcaaacgagctaagtctacaagagtgaatccacaagggtcgtcatttttaatgcatcgtcgattattatctacccacttacatttgaaaagaccaatattgaaagtagagtagtcaagctcccatatttcatgtacccgcccgtagtataccaatttagcatcaaccagcgcttgatccttcgcactcgcgtaaaatgtagacgacgccaaaatagaaaccccactattctgtagatacgatgacttcttgtcttgaccctcagtccaaaatgtgaagccattgacatcgtaaccctcatatttgttgacatcatcacgaggaccaaaagctaaccacttaacaatttcggatacacccttgagttcttcgcatattactcgattatgaaaccaattaataaacgtcttgttatgcaactgcatcaatgccctatcccctttagaaggatgttttgcgagcaatatatcaaaatgctcactcaaaaaaggatgaacttccggaatatgatgcaacacatacaagtgtgcttgtagaaggctttctcgaggaggtgtgaccgatttggagccagttgttccttttccctcaagcctttcttcatgtctagaggtgggaagtccaataggctttgccatggccaaatactcggctataaagttactaatctcatcgctcacagtgccttgaatcatactcccctcgggttgtgctggattcctcaccttgttttgtaaaacacccatgtgtctttcaaaaggataacaccaccttaaaaaaactggacccaaaagcttgatctcacgaacgagatggacaataagatgaaccattatgtcaaagaaagaaggtggaaaatacatctcaaacttgcataaagttacaatcacgtcgagttgaagtgcatcaagtttaaagggatcaagaactttactacaaattgtgttgaagaacgaacatagctcggtaatagcatatctcatatgttttggcagtattccacggattgcaattagtaagaacacttgcatcattacatggcaatcgtgagatttcatgcttcccaacttcagctcaccatttaggctcacaaatctcttcatgttggatgagtacccagacggaaccttaatgccatacaaacactcacaaaatgtccgcttctctgctttggacaatgtgtagcaagctggaggcaaataaaatttgtcattactcatcttcttcttactgccaccaacttcatcagctctatttcttttcttactcaccttaacatgtgcccacaactccggacgaagactcTTACATTCAAActaatctcgcacggccctaacatcttttgtcttacccggaatgttcatgagagtcccgagtatggcatcgcatacatttttttctatatgcataacgtcaagacaattcctaacctgtagatctctccaatatggaagcttccaaaagattgattcttttttccataatcggtctttacccccttgcacttgccccgttttaccaaatacagtgtcaactcccttaacctgttcataaacctcataaccggtcaacggtcgacgagctacacggtcctcaacctccccgttgaacaacttcttcttcttacgatattggtggtctcgtgggaggaactttc from Amaranthus tricolor cultivar Red isolate AtriRed21 chromosome 3, ASM2621246v1, whole genome shotgun sequence includes:
- the LOC130807715 gene encoding uncharacterized protein LOC130807715 — encoded protein: MAEDAPPIDNDFKTEDAPPMDAPTTSKKRKGRGPTKNLKVTETMHLEYNALGQPCGKWRRQYGKQVGLCIRKLSILHAWNEVPGGLKNSLWHDIVNLFHIESDEDKKNVFLSAVAERFRDFKSKLVTGWITKTRPCTTKKVKTGNEGGKQEPSKMPYEIWGHISKRDWEAFVTKRTTPIEVKKCGKASDSASKRKFYHRLGQKKYDEVRKEWVEAGLYPNQSSSTPSSTTNSAYVNTLAGDRVRDWYCGLHSRDASGKFTINDPGTKKIADAVDLTILRSDSIDFDPTSFFIIFRIPILTSLVARRSVQS
- the LOC130808044 gene encoding uncharacterized protein LOC130808044 yields the protein MQLHNKTFINWFHNRVICEELKGVSEIVKWLAFGPRDDVNKYEGYDVNGFTFWTEGQDKKSSYLQNSGVSILASSTFYASAKDQALVDAKLVYYGRVHEIWELDYSTFNIGLFKCKWVDNNRRCIKNDDPCGFTLVDLARLRDSEEPFILTTQAKQVFYIVDPSDKKWFIVVPGKRSILGIFDVEDEEEYDAFEDSPPFIYPKSVDQDDVDDVDVGYMRVDHTEGIHLN